The following proteins are co-located in the Fluviicola sp. genome:
- the lysA gene encoding diaminopimelate decarboxylase encodes MNSTLLEAVAGEYGTPVYVYDEAKIISQYNRLKNAFGKQEVKLHYAMKALSNINVLRTLKDQGAGLDAVSIEEVHLGLRAGFEPEEIMYTPNGVAFSEIEEAVALGVMINIDNLSVLEHFGMVFGSLVPVCIRINPHILAGGHANISVGHIDSKFGISIHQLRHIQRIVEHYKLHIVGLHMHTGSDIVDADVFLQGADLLYQAASYFPELQFMDFGSGFKVAYKEGDFVTPIEEIGAKIGESFQHFCKEYGRDLELWFEPGKFLVSESGVLLVSVNVVKQTTSTVFLGVNSGQNHLIRPMFYNAYHRIENVSNPEGYKKLYSVVGYICETDTFGYDRPIAEAKAGDVLAIYNAGAYGFSMSNQYNSRLRPAEVYIRNGMPQLIRKRETLDDVIRNEIDLSVSSTYATNE; translated from the coding sequence ATGAACTCGACATTATTGGAAGCTGTTGCGGGAGAATATGGTACTCCTGTGTATGTATATGATGAAGCAAAAATTATTTCACAGTATAACCGCCTGAAGAACGCTTTCGGGAAGCAGGAAGTGAAATTGCATTATGCGATGAAAGCATTGAGCAATATCAATGTGTTGAGAACACTTAAGGATCAGGGAGCAGGTTTGGATGCTGTTTCTATCGAAGAAGTTCATTTAGGCCTGAGAGCAGGTTTTGAACCCGAAGAAATCATGTACACACCCAACGGAGTGGCTTTTTCCGAAATAGAAGAAGCGGTTGCTTTGGGAGTGATGATCAATATTGATAACCTGAGTGTACTGGAACATTTCGGGATGGTATTCGGATCTCTGGTACCGGTTTGTATTCGCATAAATCCGCACATTCTGGCAGGCGGGCACGCAAATATTTCTGTCGGGCACATTGATTCCAAATTCGGGATTTCGATTCACCAGTTGAGACACATTCAGCGGATCGTTGAACATTATAAACTGCACATTGTAGGTTTGCACATGCATACGGGCAGCGATATCGTGGATGCGGATGTATTCCTGCAGGGAGCAGATTTGCTCTACCAGGCGGCAAGCTATTTCCCGGAATTGCAGTTCATGGATTTCGGTTCCGGCTTCAAAGTGGCCTATAAAGAAGGAGATTTTGTAACACCGATCGAAGAAATCGGGGCGAAAATCGGGGAATCCTTCCAACATTTTTGCAAAGAATACGGCCGTGATCTGGAATTGTGGTTCGAACCGGGAAAATTCCTGGTGAGTGAAAGCGGGGTGCTCCTGGTTTCTGTCAATGTGGTGAAACAAACTACTTCAACAGTTTTCCTGGGCGTGAACAGTGGGCAAAATCACCTGATTCGGCCGATGTTCTACAACGCTTATCACCGCATTGAGAATGTTTCCAATCCGGAAGGCTATAAAAAATTGTATTCGGTGGTGGGATACATTTGTGAAACGGACACGTTCGGTTATGACCGCCCGATTGCAGAAGCGAAAGCCGGAGATGTGCTGGCAATTTACAATGCCGGGGCCTACGGCTTCAGTATGAGCAACCAGTACAATTCGCGATTGAGGCCTGCAGAAGTTTACATCCGGAATGGGATGCCGCAGCTGATTCGTAAAAGAGAAACCCTGGATGACGTTATCCGGAATGAAATCGATTTGTCAGTAAGTTCTACCTACGCTACAAATGAATAA
- a CDS encoding DUF4139 domain-containing protein, with translation MKKHFLHLLLVLFPLALLGQNMHEQVLKTEIKKVKLFLTAGEMTHETPIKLTKGRNKVIFSGISAFADPRTIQFTSSGSFRLVSISTEMDFLAAEQWNPRIKILADSLEQLKDRHQLNVDLLSSYQAELGILNTNKDLKGQNTLTIDQIKAAGEYYRTRTFEINKTITKIKKEQDVLSAKINDTRFQLTELNYTENQRSNQVIVLIDVDNNTDISGTLKYLVSDCGWAATYDLSATDLNQPINLKYKAQVYNNTGNEWKNVALTLSTSDPLLSAASPVLNPFYIRYGEQVEYTKKSYVQPIQQKADYRNEVMNEINMANQRAYDNYVLDQKVTENSAGFFGSDKMGKNEGKKVSTVAMKQIEISDLNAEFLIAHPFSCPTDAKPYIVEIKEMNMPATFTHVSVPKLDQGSFLLANIVGWQDLDLIPGPTNVYFAGNYVGVSEINTNNVDDTLSLSFGRDSKIQVLRKLKSEMSTKKVSGSTKKDTYFYDIQVRNNRTVPVKINVFDQIPLSSSSEITVTVETIGIGKKNDLTGEVSYMITLQPGETANLEIGYSVKYPKNAKISTKTFRTISCPSF, from the coding sequence ATGAAAAAACACTTTTTACACCTTTTGCTGGTTCTTTTTCCACTTGCACTTCTTGGACAGAACATGCACGAACAGGTCCTTAAAACAGAGATCAAGAAGGTGAAGCTATTCCTGACAGCGGGAGAAATGACCCACGAAACACCCATAAAATTGACAAAAGGGAGAAACAAGGTCATTTTTTCAGGGATTTCTGCATTTGCAGATCCGAGAACCATCCAATTTACCAGTTCCGGTTCTTTCCGGCTGGTTTCTATTTCCACTGAAATGGATTTTTTAGCTGCCGAACAATGGAACCCCAGAATTAAAATCCTGGCCGATTCACTGGAACAATTAAAAGACCGGCATCAGCTGAATGTGGATTTATTGAGCTCGTACCAGGCTGAGTTGGGAATTTTAAACACCAATAAAGATCTGAAGGGCCAGAATACCTTAACGATTGATCAGATCAAGGCAGCCGGTGAATACTACCGTACACGCACGTTCGAGATCAATAAAACCATTACCAAAATCAAAAAAGAACAGGACGTGCTTTCTGCAAAGATCAATGATACCCGTTTTCAGTTAACGGAGTTGAACTACACCGAAAATCAGCGCAGTAACCAGGTTATCGTGTTGATTGATGTGGACAATAACACCGACATTTCCGGGACTTTGAAGTATTTGGTTTCCGACTGCGGCTGGGCAGCAACTTACGATCTTTCCGCCACAGACCTGAACCAGCCCATCAACCTGAAATACAAAGCACAGGTTTATAACAATACCGGAAATGAGTGGAAAAATGTTGCGCTGACTTTGAGTACTTCAGATCCGCTTTTAAGTGCTGCTTCTCCGGTATTGAACCCGTTCTACATCCGTTACGGAGAGCAGGTAGAATACACCAAAAAATCGTATGTTCAGCCGATTCAGCAAAAAGCAGATTACCGCAATGAGGTCATGAATGAAATCAATATGGCTAATCAGCGTGCTTATGACAACTACGTGCTGGACCAGAAAGTAACGGAAAATTCTGCAGGCTTTTTCGGCTCTGACAAAATGGGTAAAAATGAAGGAAAAAAAGTCAGCACGGTTGCCATGAAACAAATCGAGATATCCGACCTGAATGCTGAATTCCTGATCGCGCATCCGTTCTCCTGCCCTACCGATGCCAAACCATACATCGTTGAGATCAAGGAAATGAACATGCCGGCAACTTTCACCCATGTTTCGGTACCGAAACTGGATCAGGGATCTTTCTTACTGGCAAACATTGTAGGATGGCAGGACCTGGATCTGATTCCCGGTCCGACCAATGTTTACTTTGCAGGAAATTATGTCGGTGTGAGCGAGATCAACACCAATAATGTTGACGACACGCTAAGCCTGTCATTCGGTCGCGATTCAAAAATCCAGGTATTGCGCAAGCTGAAATCTGAAATGAGTACGAAGAAAGTATCCGGAAGCACGAAGAAAGACACGTACTTCTATGATATCCAGGTTCGAAATAACCGCACAGTCCCTGTGAAGATCAATGTATTCGACCAGATTCCGCTTTCCAGTTCCAGCGAAATTACGGTTACGGTAGAAACCATCGGAATCGGTAAGAAAAACGATCTGACCGGAGAAGTTTCCTACATGATTACCTTGCAACCGGGTGAAACGGCCAACCTTGAAATCGGGTATTCGGTGAAATATCCGAAAAATGCCAAGATCAGCACGAAAACTTTCCGAACAATCAGTTGCCCAAGTTTTTAA
- a CDS encoding class I SAM-dependent methyltransferase, with translation MNNQKAVDLFNKLADSYQQRFFSVDHYGESLNILLNHLEERSKVLDVACGPGNISHYLLERLPQLELLGIDLAPNMIELARKNNPNARFLVYDALQIDYLDTSFDAIVVGFLFPYLAIEQVELFLFKVYEKLNENGILYLSTMTDLYENSRMKASSTGEEVMMYYYETGFLTRLLQQIGFRVISTHEQPFPVSETETDTDLILIAQKQATPKNY, from the coding sequence ATGAATAATCAAAAAGCAGTTGATTTATTCAATAAACTGGCAGACTCCTACCAGCAGCGTTTCTTTTCGGTAGATCATTACGGCGAATCATTGAACATCCTGTTGAATCACCTGGAAGAACGTTCGAAAGTACTGGATGTAGCCTGCGGTCCGGGCAATATCAGCCATTATTTGCTGGAACGTTTGCCTCAACTCGAATTGCTTGGAATAGACCTCGCTCCGAATATGATCGAACTGGCCCGGAAAAACAATCCGAACGCGCGCTTCCTGGTATACGATGCTCTCCAAATCGATTACCTCGACACTTCTTTCGACGCCATCGTAGTAGGATTTCTATTTCCCTATTTGGCTATCGAACAAGTTGAGTTGTTTCTTTTTAAGGTGTATGAAAAACTGAACGAAAACGGGATTCTCTATTTAAGTACGATGACGGATTTGTACGAAAATTCGCGTATGAAAGCTTCCAGCACCGGCGAGGAAGTGATGATGTATTATTACGAAACCGGTTTTTTAACCCGTTTGCTGCAACAGATCGGATTTCGCGTGATTTCAACCCATGAGCAGCCATTCCCGGTTTCCGAAACAGAAACGGATACCGATTTGATCCTGATCGCTCAAAAGCAGGCTACTCCCAAAAATTATTGA
- a CDS encoding alpha/beta hydrolase — MMRTLGFVIALLIAIPLFFSCSDNSETNGSEKSRRAQKEGLKGKKKNSGKEKVVEALPKNYEFVYNDSLSDYINAYNKTLALFELPIVEKDIQTKYGNAHVLVCGNSNNPPLVLLHGMNASSTMWYPNMKTFAKNYCVYAIDFLLEPGKSTCNLKRLDKDQIAEWYDEIFTKLGLNSVYLIGCSRGGWLATAVALNKPEKVKKLVLLSPAQTFTWIPPSSALLSNITYCISPDKEKLGNILAGLSVRSVKISQTYFDQYYLGTEKDNLSSCIFEMTPYSRRSMEKLNMPILLLIGDKDIVNNQRCLDKAKKWIPDIQTGTIQDAGHFLSFDQPDTVNKLVLNFLRN; from the coding sequence ATGATGCGCACCTTAGGATTTGTGATCGCCTTACTGATAGCGATACCGCTTTTCTTTTCTTGCTCTGATAATAGTGAAACAAACGGGAGTGAAAAGTCGCGGAGAGCTCAAAAGGAAGGGCTGAAAGGAAAGAAAAAGAACTCCGGTAAAGAAAAAGTGGTGGAGGCTTTGCCTAAAAATTATGAGTTTGTCTATAATGACTCATTAAGCGATTATATCAATGCGTATAATAAAACGCTGGCTCTGTTTGAACTGCCTATCGTTGAAAAGGATATTCAGACCAAATACGGGAATGCACACGTGCTCGTTTGCGGAAATTCCAATAATCCGCCGCTTGTATTGCTTCATGGAATGAATGCGAGCTCAACCATGTGGTATCCGAATATGAAAACCTTCGCCAAAAATTATTGTGTCTATGCAATTGATTTTCTATTGGAACCCGGAAAATCGACCTGTAATCTGAAGCGTTTGGATAAAGACCAGATTGCGGAATGGTACGATGAAATTTTTACAAAACTGGGATTGAATTCCGTTTACCTGATCGGTTGTTCACGCGGAGGATGGCTTGCAACGGCGGTTGCCCTGAACAAACCCGAGAAAGTGAAAAAACTCGTGCTGTTGAGTCCCGCCCAGACATTTACATGGATTCCTCCAAGTTCGGCATTGTTGAGTAATATTACCTATTGCATTTCCCCGGACAAGGAAAAACTGGGAAATATCCTGGCCGGATTATCGGTTAGAAGTGTCAAGATCAGTCAAACGTATTTCGATCAGTACTACCTGGGGACGGAAAAGGACAATCTTTCTTCCTGCATTTTTGAAATGACCCCTTATTCCAGGAGATCCATGGAAAAGTTGAACATGCCGATCCTGCTCCTGATCGGAGATAAAGATATTGTCAACAACCAGCGCTGTCTGGACAAAGCGAAGAAGTGGATCCCGGACATACAAACCGGAACAATCCAGGATGCGGGGCATTTTTTAAGCTTCGATCAGCCGGATACGGTCAATAAACTCGTACTGAATTTCCTGAGGAATTAA